The genomic segment AGGCGCGCGCCTTCGGACTGGTGAATCCGTGCGGCGACCTCGCGAATATACTCGCCATGGTACCCCTCTTCGGGAAACGTCACGGTCTTCCCCGCAAGTTCCTGCACACGGGCGAATACCGATGCGCCGAGCAGCTTCATCTGCCGGCCCGCGTCGTTGATGTAATATTCGCTGACGACGTCGTATCCCACCGCTTTCAGGAGCCGCGCGAGCGCCTGCCCCACGGCGGCCCCGCGGCCATGCCCCACATGCAGCGGGCCGGTGGGATTGGCACTGACATATTCAACCAACACGCGCTTCCCGACTCCCAGCGTCGAGGTCCCGAAGGCTGCGCCCTGTCGTTCGATCTCTCGAAGCACTTCCAGCCAGACGGCCCGTTTGACGGTAAGATTGAGAAATCCCGGCCGCACGATCTCGACTCGCTCGAACAGTTGATCGCGGGCGGATAGATTATCGGCAATGATCTGCGCAATGTCATGAGGCGCACGCTTCTCGGATGCCGCCAATGCCATCGCAACCGTCGTCGCCAGATCACCCCACTCAGGACGCTTGGGTGCATCCAACGTCAGGGCCGGCCAAGACTCGATCTTCAGTTGGCCTTTCGCCTTGGCATCGGACAACGCACCGTGAAGTGCGTTGACAACCTGTTCCTGCACGAACCCTTGCGTCACAAAATCTCCTAAGTACTTAGAGAAGAAAGAGAAAAACAATTCGGCACTGTAGCATACGGCATAGGAGGTGACAAGGTGAGGGGTCAGGAATTTGTTACCTGGCGGTAGCGAGCAAGAAGATTGTCCAGCCCATGCAGCACCCCTATCACCGGCACTTGAAGACAGGCCTTCTCACGACAGGTCTGCACCGCAGACCACCCACTGCAAGAGCAGGCCGCGCCGGTGGCCACCGAGACATGAGCCCCTCGGGGAGCCCACTGCTGCGGATCAGTGGGGCCAAACATCGCCACGGTCGGGACCCCGAGTAAGGCTGAGAGATGCGTCACACCGGAATCATGGCCGATATACCCCTTGGCTTGCGCTAGGATTCCCGAGAGCGCTGTCAGATTTTTCGGCCGCAGGACAGGAATGTCCTTCAGCCCTTCTTCGCCTAGCGCCTGCACCGCTTGCTCATCTGCCGGCCCGGCCACAATAACTGGCGCAAGGCCCCGTGCTCGACAACCGGAAAGAATATCGAGCCACCGGTCGGCCCTCACACATTTATGCGGACTCCCGCTCCCCGGATGGCACACAACATAGGCCACTCCCTCTCCGAGACCGGTCTTTTTCAACTCAGTGATAGCCGCTTGAAGCAATGACTCGGGCAAAGTGAGACGGACAGATCCTTCGTGGCCCGTTCCGATCACCTTCTCCACTGACGCGAGAAACCGCTCGCTTTGATGACGGCGGGTCCCGCTCATCGGAGCTTCTACAATCACGCGGGGAATCCCCGCCTCCCGCAATGTTCCAAGA from the Nitrospira sp. genome contains:
- a CDS encoding glycosyltransferase family 9 protein, translating into MASDLCSVLVIHPGGLGDVLLAVPALQAIRSHYPTQELVLLAGTEVGHLLQQCGVVDRILPMEAGHLATLFIGPQQLSPSIHNIAKRCELAIGWLKDSDGSLLGTLREAGIPRVIVEAPMSGTRRHQSERFLASVEKVIGTGHEGSVRLTLPESLLQAAITELKKTGLGEGVAYVVCHPGSGSPHKCVRADRWLDILSGCRARGLAPVIVAGPADEQAVQALGEEGLKDIPVLRPKNLTALSGILAQAKGYIGHDSGVTHLSALLGVPTVAMFGPTDPQQWAPRGAHVSVATGAACSCSGWSAVQTCREKACLQVPVIGVLHGLDNLLARYRQVTNS